In Candidatus Cloacimonadota bacterium, the sequence GTCGGTTTCGTCGAACTCTACCTTGATGATTTCTTCGTGCGAGGTGGGCACATTTTTGCCCACATAATCCGCTTTGATGGGAAGTTCACGGTGTCCGCGGTCGATGAGCACGGCCAGTTGGATTTGTTTGGGGCGGCCAAAATCCAGCAGCGCGTCGATGGCGGCGCGCACGGTGCGGCCTGTGTATAACACATCATCCACCAACACAATCACCGCGTCTTCAATCTCAAAACCCAGTTCCGATCCACGGATTACGGGCTGATGTGAG encodes:
- the pyrR gene encoding bifunctional pyr operon transcriptional regulator/uracil phosphoribosyltransferase PyrR; translation: MQIKSTIMDKAQMGRSIHRMAHEIIEQNRGVEKIRLVGIRSRGVPLAQRLSDYLRLIEGQEIPVGILDITLYRDDLSTISHQPVIRGSELGFEIEDAVIVLVDDVLYTGRTVRAAIDALLDFGRPKQIQLAVLIDRGHRELPIKADYVGKNVPTSHEEIIKVEFDETDGADFVRILVQ